The Cellulomonas fulva genome includes a window with the following:
- a CDS encoding eCIS core domain-containing protein, which translates to MTRHAQTAHAHAPEAEAPVATAAPPGTAPPLHPAALTGLTVGHVDDPAEAAAESRATSVLARLRRYSGGPGGSAGSRSASQPAEVGRAGGAVAADRSSQITSMLGRGAPLAPDVRSRMEAGFGTSLDHVRVHDGPAAARHSDALGANAFTVGSDVFLGSGIDPGDPRGEHVLAHELAHVVAEPGGSHARRDPKDGEPKELTASEIAAGALTGKKNFSLDGVASTAVADAAGLLWTGLTADPGGDQWTSADGTKRYRRPKFKPNQGKKQANYESLPPANPRGFWKRNAHLDITD; encoded by the coding sequence ATGACGAGGCACGCACAGACCGCGCACGCGCACGCACCGGAGGCGGAGGCGCCGGTCGCCACCGCGGCACCCCCGGGCACGGCGCCCCCGCTGCACCCGGCAGCGCTCACCGGGCTGACGGTCGGGCACGTCGACGACCCGGCGGAGGCCGCGGCCGAGTCCCGCGCGACCTCCGTGCTCGCCCGCCTCCGCCGGTACAGCGGCGGCCCCGGCGGGTCCGCCGGCTCGCGCAGCGCGTCCCAGCCGGCCGAGGTGGGCCGTGCGGGCGGCGCGGTCGCCGCGGACCGCAGCAGCCAGATCACGTCCATGCTCGGGCGCGGCGCGCCGCTCGCGCCCGACGTGCGCAGCCGCATGGAGGCCGGCTTCGGGACGTCGCTGGACCACGTGCGCGTGCACGACGGTCCCGCGGCCGCACGGCACAGCGACGCGCTGGGCGCGAACGCGTTCACGGTCGGCAGCGACGTCTTCCTCGGCTCGGGGATCGACCCGGGCGACCCGCGCGGCGAGCACGTCCTGGCGCACGAGCTCGCGCACGTCGTCGCCGAGCCCGGCGGCTCGCACGCCCGGCGCGACCCGAAGGACGGTGAGCCGAAGGAGCTGACGGCGTCCGAGATCGCCGCGGGCGCGCTGACCGGCAAGAAGAACTTCTCGCTCGACGGCGTCGCGTCGACCGCGGTGGCCGACGCCGCCGGGCTGCTCTGGACGGGTCTCACGGCCGATCCCGGCGGCGACCAGTGGACCAGCGCCGACGGCACCAAGCGGTACCGTCGGCCCAAGTTCAAGCCGAACCAGGGCAAGAAGCAGGCCAACTACGAGTCGCTGCCGCCGGCGAACCCGCGGGGTTTCTGGAAGCGCAACGCCCACCTCGACATCACGGACTGA
- a CDS encoding DUF998 domain-containing protein, whose amino-acid sequence MRTEPSPVRAARWAVVPAVVAPVAMIGGWTLAESLQDHVDPVAETISSLAAAPSSATWVMTTGLALTGLAHVATAAGLRPVAPVGRALHAVGGLATLAVAALPVDQHPRAHGVAAAVGFGALALWPALGVRRGGTQEAGVLRPAVGLAASGGLLVLLALFVAELQGLTPDDGAATGLTERLLAGAQALWPLVVVVALLRTAPRTPTDPPAGA is encoded by the coding sequence ATGCGCACCGAGCCGAGCCCCGTCCGCGCGGCCCGCTGGGCCGTGGTCCCGGCGGTCGTCGCGCCCGTCGCGATGATCGGCGGCTGGACGCTCGCCGAGTCGCTGCAGGACCACGTCGACCCCGTCGCGGAGACGATCAGCTCGCTCGCCGCCGCGCCGTCGTCGGCGACGTGGGTGATGACCACCGGCCTCGCGCTGACCGGCCTGGCGCACGTGGCGACCGCCGCGGGGCTGCGGCCCGTCGCGCCCGTCGGCCGGGCGCTGCACGCGGTGGGCGGGCTGGCGACGCTCGCGGTCGCCGCGCTCCCGGTGGACCAGCACCCGCGCGCGCACGGCGTCGCCGCGGCGGTGGGGTTCGGCGCGCTCGCGCTCTGGCCCGCGCTGGGCGTCCGGCGGGGCGGCACGCAGGAGGCCGGGGTGCTCCGGCCGGCTGTGGGGCTCGCGGCCAGCGGCGGGCTGCTCGTCCTGCTCGCGCTCTTCGTCGCGGAGCTGCAGGGCCTCACGCCCGACGACGGCGCGGCGACCGGGCTCACCGAGCGCCTGCTGGCCGGCGCGCAGGCGCTGTGGCCGCTCGTCGTCGTCGTCGCGCTGCTCCGGACGGCACCCCGTACGCCCACCGACCCCCCGGCGGGTGCGTGA
- a CDS encoding Imm8 family immunity protein, protein MRAELRGAHTLDDGRPVEEYHPADPADDGVRLRLLVGPADAPGEESFDVVVCTPRWIQRVADEHGPQIGRHLLVVSSLDLPAAVEFLAAHVASLEADDWAGLATELARVGYWEFEDYQE, encoded by the coding sequence ATGAGAGCTGAACTGCGTGGCGCCCACACCCTCGACGACGGCCGTCCGGTCGAGGAGTACCACCCGGCGGACCCGGCCGACGACGGCGTCCGGCTGCGGCTGCTCGTCGGCCCTGCCGACGCGCCCGGAGAGGAGTCGTTCGACGTCGTCGTCTGCACCCCGCGCTGGATCCAGCGCGTCGCCGACGAGCACGGCCCCCAGATCGGGCGGCACCTGCTGGTCGTGAGCTCGCTGGACCTGCCGGCCGCGGTCGAGTTCCTCGCCGCGCACGTCGCCTCCCTCGAGGCCGACGACTGGGCCGGGCTCGCCACCGAGCTCGCGCGCGTCGGGTACTGGGAGTTCGAGGACTACCAGGAGTAG